The region CATTTATCTTGGATGGTTCCCAAGCGGATTGGGAGTTCCAATTGGAAGCTTAAGTGAAAACGTGACATTCTGGGAATGGTTAAACCGTTTGATACTGCCAATGGTGACCTTGAGTATTGTCGGAGTGGCTTCAATTACTTTATATACAAGAGATAAACTAATTGAGGTAATGAATAGCGACTACTTCTTATTTGCAAAAGCAAGAGGAGAAAGCGGATGGAACATTATAAAAAGACATGGGGTGAGAAATGTCTTACTTCCAGCAATCACATTACAGTTTTTAGGATTTTCTGAACTGTTTGGTGGAGCTGTTCTCGTAGAGCAAATATTCACATATCCTGGAATAGGTCAGGCTGCAGTATCGGCAGGTTTAAGAAGCGATGTGCCATTACTTTTAGGAATTGTTATTTTTAGCGCAATATTCGTTTACTGCGGCAATCTAATAGCAGACATTGTCTATAACTTCGTTGATCCAAGAATTAAAGAAGGTGAAGAAGATGGTTAATCCAAATAAAAAAAGCAAAAATCCACTATCAAGAATGAATTTAAGACAAAAGACATTATTGACCATCGGATTAACAGTTCTCATATTAGTTCTTGTGGTAATCTCAAGTTTATTCATCAATGCAGGAGACATCACCACAAATTTCCAGGCGATGAACAAGCCACCTAGCTTTGAACATTTATTCGGAACCGACTGGATGGGAAGAGACATGTTTACTCGTACAGTAAAAGGACTCGGCTTGAGTGTTCAAATCGGTGCAGGAGCATCAATATTGAGCAGCCTTATTGCTATTGCAATGGCATTGATGG is a window of uncultured Methanobrevibacter sp. DNA encoding:
- a CDS encoding ABC transporter permease, whose amino-acid sequence is MIKHEKLLKFLGKKLVRFIILLIFVILLSFILIDMSPINPVKTYISNVIISQEQIATLEAYWGVNEPITTKMINWLGNIIHGDFGTSLIFRIPVIDVIKERFTASLVLMLTSWIFSGILGFLLGIVAGFKKDTIIDKAIKVYCYTLQSAPAFWIALVMLMIFSIYLGWFPSGLGVPIGSLSENVTFWEWLNRLILPMVTLSIVGVASITLYTRDKLIEVMNSDYFLFAKARGESGWNIIKRHGVRNVLLPAITLQFLGFSELFGGAVLVEQIFTYPGIGQAAVSAGLRSDVPLLLGIVIFSAIFVYCGNLIADIVYNFVDPRIKEGEEDG